In Longimicrobiales bacterium, the genomic window CCAGGGAGAGATAGCTGGAGGGTTGGACAGTGCCTTGCGGGCGAAGAGCTTGGAGCTGGGAGCCGACCGACTCAAATCGGTCGATGAAGTCGGCGGGTGCCGGATCTTCCTCAGTGGAGTAGCAATGGGTCAAAGAGAGATTCATAGGATTCTCACCTCACCCTTACCAGCATCGAGGCGGACCCGTTGGCCATTCTGTAGCTTCTTGAGCGGGTCGCCCTCTACGCCGACAACAGTGGGTATGCCGAGTTCACGTGCGACCACTGCCGAGTGAGACAACAAGCTTCCTCTCTCGATGATCAGGCCTGAGCACGCCGGAAAAGCTGGTACCCAGCCCGGGTCAGTCCGTTCGGTGACGAGGATCTCCCCGTCCAATCCTTCCGTGTCCTCAAAACTGTATGCTACCCGTACGGGTCCCTCCACGACGCCAG contains:
- a CDS encoding PEP-utilizing enzyme, which codes for SGSVAPPNRFLTRGAAGAVLRHPSLLQSLDLLKDLGSDDPNVLHGTSCCPGVVEGPVRVAYSFEDTEGLDGEILVTERTDPGWVPAFPACSGLIIERGSLLSHSAVVARELGIPTVVGVEGDPLKKLQNGQRVRLDAGKGEVRIL